A region of the Mangifera indica cultivar Alphonso chromosome 10, CATAS_Mindica_2.1, whole genome shotgun sequence genome:
GGATTAGCGTTTGACCCAGTTGGCGGAACTCGCATTGGCTCAGATTTAGCCACAAATTGCTGCTTTGAGATCTCTCTATCTTTAAACTCATGTAAATTCCAAGAATTCGCCGGCAATTCCTCATCATAAACCCGCTCTTGGATCTCATCTTGAACCAACTTATCATTTACAGAACGGAACAACTCCCCAAATCTGGCAAGAAGCTGGTCCGCAATTATATACACATCATGGCCTTTAGGATTATAGGTCATGGCGTTGCTGAAGGTCAACCGAACATCAGCAGCAAATTCCACAGGTGAATCGTACAAATTCTTAGACAATTTCAACTTCACAGTGCCGAGATCCATGGGATTCTTTATAATATCATGATAATCATGTAAGCCCATTCCAGCAACATCAACAGGAGAATTAAAAATGTACCCATGTTTGTGCTTCATCAACTTGTTCAAGATTTGCGCACAACTCTTCATCAGTTTCCCATTATCCTGACTCAAATTTGACGGGAACGGCCTTTTGTTCCCGGAAATCTTGTTATTTATGGCTGTAAACGATTTCTTTGAGCTGGATCTGAACGACGACGTTTCGATTCGGTTCTTTAACTGGCGAATCTGTTCAAGCTCCACAATCAAGCGATTCTTTAGCTCAACCAGCTCCTTCTTCGAACACGACGCGATATTGAAGCTGACGTAATTTCCCCAGAGGAGATGGTCTTTGTTATTGGGTCTTCGGTTGATAGATGAGGCGTCGTCTGAGGCGGCGGATTGAGTGACGGCCAGTGGCTCATCAATCTGACAGCCGTTGATTTCTGAAGCCTGGAGAAATTGTCTctttttagggttagggtttgggACTTTGCCCATGAATTTAGGACCACTACTTCTCTGTTGCATCGGCCAATTGCCTTCGCTTCTATTGGCTAAAACCGCCGATGCCATCCGCCGTGATTACCATCAATCGCCCCCTCGCTCGTGAACCACACGCGCCACCACTAActcaattatctattcaatCGTGAGTCTAGGGTTTGAGATTCCCCTGATCAGAGCGAGGAACAAGAAAGGGCAACCCTCTGCTCTTAAAGATGATGAGATCTGCCCGTAAAGATCTCGGGTAGCATCTGACCCTTTGGTTCAATTTCCTTGGTTAATCCAACGGCCTTCGTAGCTTTGGAACTACCCGACAGTCAGACCGGCTGATCTGTAACGGACGGCCTAGATGGTAAGTTATAGTAACGTGTCATGAAAGGGAGCGTCGGATGGGAGGATGTGTGATTTTTGAAATAGGGTTTTCCATTTGGGGTGAATTTGGGTTTCATGTAGAGTGAATTTAGGGTTTTCATGTGACATGGGGCCCAGTTTTCCTGACGTGGAGAGAAAGGCCAACTGGGTGGACCGGCGTAAGCCAGAAGCTACGCGCATGTGGAGGTGATTGTGAAATGAAATGGCATGCCGAATACTGTGTCAATAGAGGAGGGCATTATCGTAAAATCATAATAGTG
Encoded here:
- the LOC123226905 gene encoding transcription factor GTE7-like; this translates as MASAVLANRSEGNWPMQQRSSGPKFMGKVPNPNPKKRQFLQASEINGCQIDEPLAVTQSAASDDASSINRRPNNKDHLLWGNYVSFNIASCSKKELVELKNRLIVELEQIRQLKNRIETSSFRSSSKKSFTAINNKISGNKRPFPSNLSQDNGKLMKSCAQILNKLMKHKHGYIFNSPVDVAGMGLHDYHDIIKNPMDLGTVKLKLSKNLYDSPVEFAADVRLTFSNAMTYNPKGHDVYIIADQLLARFGELFRSVNDKLVQDEIQERVYDEELPANSWNLHEFKDREISKQQFVAKSEPMRVPPTGSNANPHPKPNPQVAAQLPVRTPSPPVRAAPAVKTLKQPKPKAKDPNKREMSMEEKHKLGVGLQSLPQEKMEHVINILKKRNGNLRQDEDEIELDIETLDTETLWELDRFVTNYKKMVSKIKRQALMGNNNVAEIEANREVLIVEKTDAPMELKKARKGEAGEEDVDIGDEMPVNNFPPVEIERDNGHNNNASSSSSSSSSSSSDSSSSSDSDSGSSSGSDSDADDARS